In a single window of the Drosophila miranda strain MSH22 chromosome XL, D.miranda_PacBio2.1, whole genome shotgun sequence genome:
- the LOC108164814 gene encoding pneumococcal serine-rich repeat protein isoform X3 produces the protein MKLSVSAYRAHASAHKKILSSGYHSQLNYGSTGAAASSSSSGATATGLYTMETHDHEHGAGKFVKDVARQIHDCNSDTDVISPTGTSSSGGGAGGASGVAGGAAAGESSGGYHKRHHKMARDDDNHSAPHSSDSKSPSQRNKPKMKNFGNSFRKSRIGDGASDPDSDWTRSNQRWMKLRTTVQISSAIQKKPPLKREDSFLKRFSTRQIPETQETVEDTGSESASGDVDKSVKRRRRYLQKRRSVVNPDENFYFYWLMMVTVCVLYNLWTLIVRQSFPELQQAVPTFWLICDSMTDVVFILDIIVQLRTGYLEQGLMVYDDRKLACHYVHSRDFIFDMIALIPLDLLQLKMGTHPLLRFTRFFKVYRSVRFYYIVESRTVWPNLWRVVNLIHILLILAHWFGCFYFLLSEAEGFQGDWVYPYRPGDYATLTRKYLGSLYWSTLTLTTIGDLPTPETNAEYIFTIVSYLIGVFIFATIVGQVGNVITNRNANRLEFERLLDGAKTYMRHHKVPGGMKRRVLRWYDYSWSRGRIQGGGDINTALGLLPDKLKTELALHVNLSVLKKVTIFQECQPEFLHDLVLKMKAYIFTPGDSICRKGEVAREMFIIADGILEVLSETGKVLTTMKAGDFFGEIGILNLDGLNKRTADVRSVGYSELFSLSREDVLAAMKDYPDAQEILQTLGRKRLMEVRCVNKKYAKAALEKENAAYAAAHPHHHQAHHQGQVHQSDSSENSASKKIVDKLKHDVKGFRNVLKKSRTSRKSDESLEMQPLHNTSPRGSKIMLKRMSRVRSDEKDADTAEAKDELHDKTPSPIGAGLPLLQRLRLLKEKQDREERAVKSTPPQKSPPHSHVTCTLSPQESIQEEPEREFNEGFPLIQRLQQLKIKNEPQANAGGDSGLVMVKTPPSISSKIDFGGAAAAAAGLGTGLPSGSQLLTVAQIKPIMKVSFKQKIQQMQGGGASGSSPGPSTGAIAKKEPPKSLALIAKHASTLPLQPAILAEETASGGVGLGGGVGPGQALAIATISKKVTKPSYKLNTPMQSDTDTDGTPISKPWSKLKLATLMSSSYTSLTNCSPDDLATPLKNYSLSNIPQQMEATAQAQSQSLSRPRHHSARSSSKSPRHAHGHGHGHDSTSNTSSSASQASTKRECLRLQKPEQQLPDGELAEPRRKFYQSVFDLSPEYSGLPFVKRLKILNERQKLAELEKALQTRSFSLDCSKSDQGGNLPITESLYRCYSDTSGIYSQFLSAYESTTSSTSISTNTSASASASASASASDTGNSRHGQMQYVPLPLSPESNETVERRKLKSILKKLQKGGGSGNGSGGGIGGGDAQDEATATVTATAHAHASRGLLAEPTLEGPPASAKEEGQFAAFGGASGVAHSQHSQHAIALSPSNGNGTANGNGKNASNGSGSGMGTAAFSSNPMYPLPIPVAVPLPVSETHIWSPTLTLVTPTNSPQESFAFELQPQSQSQPQPQPHQQFPPPPVLEGSDSDGIGGLVAGVGSASTSSALGAAASSSLLSLSAAGAAGGAAATAAAASTSYVVECSSSSVSSKSNQILSQNTEFHAQSTTSTDLNLNLQLRQNTTTSTTNNALAGGSQGPRPEGFPEAQDYFNQILSGINHVIKTHMNEMHSKFETQFSSMAGEVRRRDAIIAQLQLKLRSIEQKSSSTASSSAAVPSSVLAIARRQKREKLSQISVDDDEPAEEENSSSGSSAELLFMRGDSLDTVFTSSPPIQGGRRSISPGPGPSRHHAASANALNCPSSYYSGPGTLSTRHAQSHPSFYTGQGNGRSSSRGYREWSGAAADGRFSGADGSGPSGMVVSDVTGNLTRLSDSVILDIGESSSSSSSSSKLNIAEEEDDEDEEEAEAEAEPEADEELTASGTGNNDWEVRMLAAEMERQERKRGHSLSDNLGDLKHCSTFLRRRRKFSDTETEFSETDMDEQLARGSGGPIGSGTGGLAGEAPATGAGPTSSGSGIQSGSQRPRASSLDQFNLRYGIGRGIFKAMSIDRDKDKL, from the exons ATGAAACTGAGCGTGAGCGCGTATCGGGCGCATGCATCCGCACACAAGAAGATCCTCTCCAGCGGCTATCACTCACAGCTCAATTACGGCAGcactggagcagcagcatcatcctCGTCGTCGGGGGCCACTGCAACGGGCCTATATACG ATGGAAACGCACGATCACGAGCACGGCGCTGGGAAGTTCGTCAAGGATGTGGCACGCCAGATTCACGACTGCAACAGCGACACGGATGTCATAAGTCCAACGGGGACCAGTAGCTCTGGCGGTGGGGCTGGCGGGGCCAGCGGTGTTGCCGGTGGTGCTGCCGCCGGCGAAAGCTCTGGCGGCTATCACAAGCGACACCATAAGATGGCCCGTGACGATGACAACCACAGTGCGCCGCATTCCTCGGATAGCAAGAGTCCCAGTCAGAG AAACAAACCAAAAATGAAAAACTTTGGAAACTCGTTTAGGAAATCGCGTATCGGAGATGGAGCTTCAGATCCAGATTCCGATTG GACACGATCGAACCAACGCTGGATGAAGCTACGCACCACCGTTCAGATCTCGTCGGCGATACAGAAAAAACCACCGCTCAAGCGCGAAGACTCCTTCCTGAAGCGTTTCTCGACTAGACAGATACCCGAAACACAG GAAACTGTTGAAGATACGGGTTCAGAAAGTGCCTCTGGTGACGTCGACAAAAGTGTTAAACGTAGACGACGCTATCTGCAGAAACGACGATCCGTTGTTAATCCAGATGAAAATTTTTACTTCTATTGGCTAATGATGGTAACTGTATGTGTTCTGTATAATCTATGGACCCTAATTGTGAGGCAGAGCTTTCCTGAACTGCAG CAAGCTGTGCCAACCTTTTGGCTTATCTGCGATTCGATGACAGATGTTGTATTTATCTTAGATATAATAGTTCAATTACGCACAGGCTATCTGGAGCAGGGCCTAATG GTATATGATGACAGGAAGCTGGCCTGCCACTACGTTCACTCGCGTGACTTCATCTTCGACATGATAGCGCTGATACCATTGGATCTGCTTCAGCTCAAGATGGGCACCCATCCGCTTTTGCGTTTTACGCGCTTTTTTAAA GTTTATCGATCTGTGAGATTTTATTACATCGTAGAAAGTAGAACAGTTTGGCCAAATTTATGGCGCGTTGTTAACCTAATTCATATCCTGTTAATATTGGCACATTGGTTCGGTTGCTTCTATTTTTTACTCTCAGAGGCGGAGGGTTTCCAG GGTGATTGGGTCTATCCTTACAGGCCGGGTGACTATGCCACCCTCACGCGGAAGTATCTGGGCAGCCTCTACTGGTCCACCCTGACGCTGACCACCATCGGGGACCTGCCGACGCCCGAGACGAATGCAGA ATATATTTTTACGATCGTCAGTTATTTGATTGGTGTTTTTATCTTCGCGACAATTGTTGGCCAAGTGGGCAATGTGATAACGAATCGGAATGCGAATCGTCTGGAGTTCGAACGTCTGCTGGATGGGGCCAAGACCTACATGAGGCATCACAAG GTACCGGGTGGGATGAAGCGTCGCGTGCTGCGATGGTACGACTACAGCTGGTCGCGGGGGCGGATACAGGGTGGCGGCGACATCAACACAGCTTTGGGCCTGCTGCCCGACAAACTGAAAACCGAATTGGCCTTACACGTGAACCTGAGTGTGCTGAAGAAGGTGACCATATTCCAAGAGTGCCAGCCGGAGTTTCTGCACGATCTCGTGCTAAAAATGAAGGCTTACATCTTTACGCCGGGCGACTCCATCTGCCGCAAGGGTGAGGTGGCCCGCGAGATGTTTATCATCGCCGATGGAATCCTGGAGGTGCTCAGCGAAACGGGCAAGGTGCTGACAACAATGAAGGCTGGCGATTTTTTTGGCGAGATCGGCATCCTCAATCTGGACGGGCTAAACAA GCGCACTGCGGACGTTCGTTCTGTGGGCTACTCGGAGCTCTTTTCGCTTTCTCGCGAGGATGTACTGGCAGCCATGAAGGACTATCCGGATGCGCAAGAGATCCTCCAGACTCTCGGACGCAAGCGTCTCATGGAGGTGCGTTGCGTGAACAAGAAGTACGCGAAGGCGGCGCTCGAAAAGGAGAACGCGGCCTATGCGGCGGCCCATCCGCACCACCATCAGGCCCATCACCAGGGACAGGTGCACCAGAGCGATAGCAGCGAGAACagtgcatccaagaagattgTGGACAAGCTGAAGCACGATGTGAAAGGCTTTCGTAATGTGCTGAAGAAGTCCAG AACCTCCCGGAAGAGCGACGAGTCGCTGGAGATGCAACCGCTGCACAACACCTCGCCCCGCGGCAGCAAGATCATGCTGAAGCGCATGTCTCGCGTACGCTCGGACGAGAAGGACGCAGACACCGCCGAGGCCAAGGACGAGCTGCACGACAAGACCCCCAGTCCGATTGGGGCCGGGCTCCCATTGCTGCAGCGTTTGCGGCTGCTCAAGGAAAAGCAG GAtcgcgaagagcgagctgttAAGTCCACACCACCACAGAAATCTCCACCTCACTCACATGTAACGTGTACGTTATCGCCGCAGGAATCGATACAGGAAGAGCCCGAACGAGAGTTCAACGAAGGCTTTCCCCTGATCCAGCGATTGCAGCAGTTGAAAATTAAGAACGAGCCGCAAGCGAACGCCGGAGGCGATTCCGGCCTCGTAATG GTCAAGACGCCtcccagcatcagcagcaagATTGACTTCGGaggagcggcagcagccgcagcaggaTTGGGAACAGGACTGCCCTCGGGAAGTCAGCTGCTGACAGTCGCCCAGATCAAGCCCATCATGAAGGTCTCCTTCAAGCAGAAGATACAGCAGATGCAGGGCGGCGGGGCAAGTGGATCCTCGCCGGGTCCCAGTACCGGAGCGATAGCCAAGAAGGAGCCGCCCAAGTCGCTGGCTCTGATTGCCAAGCATGCTTCAACGTTGCCCCTACAACCAGCGATCTTAGCGGAGGAAACAGCATCGGGGGGTGTGGGATTGGGAGGGGGAGTAGGACCTGGCCAAGCCCTGGCCATAGCCACGATATCGAAGAAGGTGACCAAGCCGTCCTACAAGCTCAACACTCCCATGCAATCAGACACGGACACTGACGGCACGCCCATCTCCAAGCCCTGGTCCAAGCTGAAGCTAGCGACGCTCATGTCCTCCAGCTACACGAGCCTCACCAACTGTTCGCCGGACGACCTGGCCACGCCCCTGAAAAACTACTCGTTGAGCAACATTCCGCAGCAGATGGAGGCCACCGCCCaggcccagtcccagtccctgtCCCGTCCGCGTCACCACAGTGCCAGGAGCAGCTCCAAATCGCCCCGACACGCCCATGGTCATGGCCACGGTCATGACTCTACCAGCAACACCAGCTCTTCGGCCAGCCAGGCGAGCACCAAGCGGGAGTGCCTGCGCCTGCAGAAGcccgagcagcagctgccggATGGAGAACTGGCTGAGCCGCGCCGAAAGTTCTACCAGAGCGTGTTCGACCTGTCGCCGGAGTACAGTGGCCTGCCGTTTGTCAAGCGGCTGAAAATCCTCAACGAGCGGCAGAAACTAGCGGAGCTGGAGAAAGCCCTACAGACACGCAGCTTCAGCCTGGACTGCTCCAAATCCGACCAAGGAGGGAATCTGCCTATCACGGAGTCTCTCTATCGCTGCTACAGCGATACCTCCGGCATCTACTCACAGTTTCTCAGTGCCTACGAGTCCACCACCAGTTCCACATCAATATCGACCAATACATCCGcctcggcatcggcatcggcctCTGCATCAGCATCGGACACCGGCAACTCCCGGCACGGACAGATGCAGTACGTGCCGCTGCCCCTCAGCCCGGAATCGAATGAAACCGTCGAGCGTCGGAAACTAAAAAGCATACTCAAGAAGCTGCAGAAGGGCGGTGGCAGCGGCAATGGCAGCGGAGGCGGCATCGGCGGAGGTGATGCCCAAGACGAGGCGActgccacagtcacagccacggCGCACGCGCACGCGTCGAGAGGGCTGCTGGCGGAGCCGACCTTGGAAGG CCCGCCCGCCAGTGCCAAAGAGGAAGGTCAGTTCGCTGCCTTTGGCGGCGCTTCCGGCGTGGCCCATTCGCAACATTCGCAGCACGCGATCGCGTTAAGTCCGAGTAACGGTAACGGTACCGCTAACGGTAACGGTAAAAATGCGTCTAATGGTAGCGGTAGCGGTATGGGTACCGCAGCTTTCTCTTCTAATCCGATGTATCCGCTTCCGATTCCGGTTGCGGTTCCACTTCCGGTTTCCGAGACACACATATGGTCGCCGACGTTGACGTTGGTAACGCCAACGAATTCGCCCCAAGAGAGTTTCGCGTTCGAGCTGCAGCCCCAGAGTCAGTCTCAGCCGCAGCCGCAACCTCATCAACAGTTCCCACCTCCACCTGTATTGGAGGGCAGTGATAGCGACGGCATTGGCGGACTCGTTGCTGGCGTTGGCAGCGCCTCAACGTCGTCAGCCTTAGGAGCAGCGGCCTCATCATCACTCTTATCATTATcagcagctggagcagcaggtggagcagcagcaacagcggcagcagcatcgaCCTCATATGTCGTCGAATGCTCGTCGTCGTCGGTGTCATCGAAATCGAATCAGATACTCTCACAGAATACCGAATTTCATGCTCAATCCACAACATCCACagatttgaatttgaatttgcaGCTCAGACAGAACACCACCACCTCCACCACGAACAATGCGTTGGCTGGTGGCAGCCAGGGGCCCAGGCCCGAAG GATTTCCAGAAGCGCAGGACTACTTCAATCAGATACTCAGCGGCATCAATCACGTGATCAAGACGCACATGAACGAAATGCACTCGAAATTCGAGACGCAGTTCTCGAGCATGGCCGGGGAGGTGCGCCGTCGCGATGCCATCATTGCCCAGCTCCAGCTGAAGCTGCGATCCATCGAGCAGAAGTCTTCTTCAACAGCTTCATCCTCGGCTGCAGTTCCATCCTCAGTCCTCGCTATAGCCCGCCGGCAGAAGCGGGAGAAGCTCTCGCAGATCTCGGTGGACGACGATGAGCCGGCGGAAGAGGAGAACAGTAGTTCGGGCTCCTCCGCAGAGCTTCTCTTCATG CGCGGAGATTCCCTGGACACGGTGTTTACCTCTTCGCCACCAATTCAGGGCGGCCGACGCAGTATATCACCCGGCCCAGGACCGAGTCGGCATCATGCCGCTTCGGCCAATGCTCTGAACTGTCCCAGCAGCTACTACAGCGGCCCGGGCACGCTGAGCACACGGCATGCCCAGAGCCATCCCAGCTTCTATACGGGGCAGGGGAAtggacgcagcagcagcagaggataTCGCGAGTGGAGTGGAGCCGCTGCCGATGGCAGGTTCAGTGGGGCGGACGGTAGCGGACCCAGTGGCATGGTGGTCTCGGACGTAACGGGCAACCTCACACGGCTCTCGGATAGCGTGATTCTGGACATTGGTGAGAGCTCCAGCTCGAGCTCCTCGTCGAGTAAGCTGAACATTGCGGAAGAGGAGGACGACGAGGACGAAGAAGAAGCGGAAGCGGAAGCAGAGCCCGAGGCGGATGAAGAACTTACCGCCAGTGGGACCGGGAACAACGATTGGGAGGTGCGAATGCTGGCCGCCGAGATGGAGCGGCAGGAGCGCAAGCGCGGACACTCACTATCCGACAATCTGGGCGACCTGAAACACTGCAGCACGTTCTTGCGTCGGCGCCGCAAGTTCAGTGACACCGAAACGGAGTTCAGCGAGACGGACATGGACGAGCAGTTGGCCAGAGGCTCCGGCGGCCCCATTGGTAGCGGCACCGGCGGCTTGGCTGGTGAGGCGCCCGCAACAGGAGCTGGACCCACATCGAGTGGAAGCGGGATCCAGAGTGGCAGCCAGCGGCCGAGGGCTTCCAGTCTGGACCAGTTCAACCTGCGTTACGGCATCGGGCGTGGCATCTTCAAAGCAATGAGCATCGATCGTGATAAAGACAAGCTTTGA